The Nicotiana tomentosiformis chromosome 9, ASM39032v3, whole genome shotgun sequence genome contains the following window.
ACAAGACACAACATGCTAAAATGATATTGTGAAagcactagtgggattatatactgggttgttgttgttgttgttactctcTGTTTAGGCATGACATTTTGACTATTACAGGTGAAGAGAGAAATTAACAAAGTACGTAAGCAGTTTCAGCAAACAAATTAGATGTAGTTAAACAATCCAATTTCCTGATGCTAAGCATTAACAGGAAATCAGAGTTTCAAGCATGACTGATAGGAAAGCATATTAGCATCCCTGCAACCAGAAGATATGGGATTGTGTAAGTTACTGAGAGATATCACAAGGCCAAAAAAGAATTAGCATTACCCGACTAGGGGATGAACTGCTGGCCTCCAATCATATTACTCATAAGTGTCCCATTCAGTGCTCAGAGTAATTAGTaacttttctctctttttttctttttctttgagcTTGGTGaagaggagggggggggggggggagtggaATCCTTAGCTATAAAATAATCAGCTAAGTTCTGCAAATTATTTCAGCAAACAGAATATGTGCAAGTGAATATAGATCAGTATACAAAGGCATCGAGAACGCAAATATAAAGTTCAGGAGATTGACACTTTCCGAAATAAGCACTAgagaaatttcatcaatgttATATTTCCTCTTTTTGTTTGATAAGTCAGAGCTGTTGCATGAACATTCTTTTTATACATTTGTACATGGGAGTTTTCTATATATAAGATTAATcaccaaataaaaaaaaagtcaGGAGCTAATAATTACTTCTCTTTCCTTCCAGTTAATTTAATGGACAAAATGATATTCTTTCAACTGGAACATTGTGGAATTCCAAAACAATGTTTGGTATAAAAGAAGATATGCAACCAGATCTTCACAAATCAGAtccaataacaaagacaatgaggACTCAAGAGAACTCCGCACGCCCGACAAACACAATACGTTTTGCAGGAAAAGGATCATAATAAATTTCAAATGAGGACTTTGGAACCAGTAGACCTCATAACCAAACCCccctcccccacccccaccccacccaGAAAAGACCAAGAAGAAACAATGAAGTACTCACAGTCCTTGTCCACCAAAGGTGAATTTTCAGCGGAAAGCCATTTCTCAATGTTGTTTCACAAGAGTATCACGGCTATATGATTGAAAATTTTAGCTCCTTTTGTGTATTTATGCTTATCCATTGCGTTGTTTTCCTTCAACAAACATTTGCATGAGTATAAACTTTTCACTAGGAGCCATGACCAAAAGTAGAAATTACTTTGGCAGGAAAACTTTGATTGCATAAACGTTCCAAAAAGAAAACTACATTTTTTTCATCAAACCATACGGAGATGAACAGACAAAATTTCTGCAGTTAATTGTTTCAGAAAATCTAGACAAACATATTCGCAGTAAGCAGTGTATACAGTTACGTGTCTAACAGCTTGCAATTTTGTTAGCCTataaaatgttgatttcattgGAAAATAAATGCACCTCGAGATTTTTATTTTCAGTCCAATTATGAGAGGCCAACAGGTACTCTTATCTACATTTATCTCATGCCATATGTTAATTCGAATTACAGCCAAATTCCCATCATCAGTACAACTTTATTTCGTTTTTGTTAGATGTTAATGTTCATGAAGCAGAACCAAGGCTAGcatcatatgatatattatttaCAATATCATTCAAAAACTAAAAAGAAATAGAGGAAAATTAAAGCAAGCAAATTGAATAAGTTTGACTGACCTTTTGAGTGAAACAAGTTACAACAACATGTGCCACATAATAAGCATGTTAGCAAACAAAATGATGACATACAGTGGCAGCACAATACGTAGATCTTGTTCTATGAAGGCTTAGGCTAAATCACCACCACTCTGTTGCCACAAATTGATGATATCGGTAGCCTGATTAAGAAGAATAATTATCTGCTTCTGTGATATCCAAGGTTTGCTCTCCAGCATGATTTTAAGCTCCTCCCAAGCATCTTTTCTAGGCCAAAAATAATAGGGGCTCAACGGAATCGTACCATGACCAGGAATTACTTGGTCCAGTGCAATTCCAATGTTCTTCTCCATCCAAATAAACTTCAACACTAGCCTAGGTTTCTCCAGCGGCTTAACTACCACTCCAAGCTTCTGTACATTCGGTAGATAATAAGAGCCAAACACCAGAATGAAAACGTAGCAAATAtaactaaataaataaaagtcAAACACCACAATAAAGATATTACATGACTAAATAAATCAAAAAATTCCTTTCTCTAACAACTTAAACCTTTTTCTTTATAAGGAGACATTCGGCCAGCATGGTATTAAGCAAACAGATGTAGGCCAAGAAAAGGATAACAATAAATAGGCCTCAATACCAAGCTAGTAGGCAGTGGCTGTATCAATTCTCAATACCATAAATGTTTTGTTTGGTCCATAGTTTTTCAATACTCCGTACTTAAGGTTTATCTAATACTAGGGGTTCTCTAATATACTCTAGTGGTTATATCTCTAATATACTACTCCctctccctctgtttcaatttctTTGAACCTTTTTGGAGTACGAGGGTCAATTTGACTGATTTTGGTGTGAATTCGGACATATATTCTTtaagttttttgaaataaaatgtaCATATTTAGAGACTACATAAAAAATACTATATGTCACAATTGTTAACAATTCTCAATTTTTTTAGAAACTATTTGCAAAAGTATGGTAAAGGAAAATCTTATTTGACTTCCCAAATAGTAATAGGTCCATTCattttgaaacggagggagtacgaGTTTTCTGATAAGCACTAGTTTTGTATTTGATATCCATTGTTTTCTATTGTTTGCTAGATCTGGCTGGATTCCTGTATATACTAGATCTTTTGAAATAACTTCTTTCCATGTAATTTTAGTGTTGTTGCTTCCTCTTTTAACACCTTTAATCACCATGTTTCACATCTAAGAACCGGTGCATCTAGGGGCCTACGTAATACATAGCCAAACCATCTCAAGTGACATTCTCTCATTTATCCTCTATATACGCTCCTTGGCCTTCGGTAACATCCTTATCTCCGCGATGTTCATCTTGTGGATATGCTGGGCTTAATTAAGCGGCCCAACAATCACTCTCATACAGCATTGTTGGCCTTATAGTTCTATAGAGCTTGCCTTTCATTTTGGTACCTATCGCATAATACTCCTATCGCACTCCTCCATTTCAAACATCCTACTTAATGCTATCCGTAACCTCTCCATTTACTATTCCATTCTCTTGAAACATTGAGCCTATATATCTAAACTATCTATATTTAGGTACCTCAATTCAATCTAATCTTAACTCAACTTCATTCCTATCTCGTTGGTTAACTTGCAATGTATGTGTTATGCCCTATCCCTACTTACCCTAAGTTCCTTACTCTCTAAAGTGCTTCTCCATAGCTTGAGCTTGTGATTGACACCCTCATAGTTTCATCAATTAATACAATATCGTTTGCAAAGAGCATGCACCATCGTACCTATCCTATATTTAGATCATTCATAACAAGGGTAAATAGGTACAGGCTTAGCGCACAGACCCATGGAGAAGTCTTGCAGCCATAACTAAATAAAAAAAGTTccattaacttttttttttttttgtgcctCTACTAGATTCTTACATGTTTTCATGGACTTCATtctaatttttattgactgttaGGATACACCTTTGGGTACAAAAGCTTACAAATTTCAGGAGATGGTTCAATTCACACAATTCAACCAAAAAATAAAGAGAACTGAACCAAAATTACCTCTTTTTGAAGAGGAGCTGAGGAAACAGAATCTTGAGTTGATGTTTCTCCGGCAAAACTTACAGCTGAGGAAGCAAAGACGTCAAAATTTCTTCTGGGTTTAAGTGCTGAGACATTGAACGGTCGAGAAAGAGACTGCTGCTGCTTTGCAAAGGAGACAATTTTAGGTGAAAAGTGTTTCTGAGAAAAAAATGCAGGAACCCAATTCACGGTGGGCAGTGTAGCTGCTGATAACATCATCTTCAATTGCTAATATAATTTTTATTTCTATGTTAAAgaggtagagagagagagagaggaaactcCTATGAAGAAGACATGCTCTGTCTTTGTGTCATGTTCAAATGTCTAGATAAGAAGAAAACTTGGTTTTTTTCGAAGGCCCAGGCCCAGCGTTCCTTAATAGCCCGACCCACTATCTAATGGACTTTAACACTAATCATTTTGAGATTTTTAATGAGTTATTATGGATTAAATAGAGTTAGACCTCTTTATAATACTACATTATTATAGAAATCGGCGGgcacgatattgagtatcgaccccgaaacgctatcaaatctcaaatcttggcgaacttcgtggctgactttacgctggccttcgtacccgagattgaaagaTAACTACTGATAAAATTGGGTACCTATCCGGGAGTCTGGACCGTCTTTACGGATGgagcctcgaacgcaaaggggtccggactaggcatcgtactaaaatctcCCACAGGTAATATAGTattagaactacaaaattgactaaaaatgaggctgagtatgaggccatgattgcaggtcttgaactaGCTAGAAGCCTGGGAGCAAAggtcgtagaggctaagtgtgattcccttctcgtggtaaaccaagttaacgggattTTCGAAGTCcaagaagatcgaatgcagaggtacttggataaactacatgcgactctacatcgatttaaggaattgactttgcaacatgtaccccgagaacagaacagcgaggctgatgcccttgcaaacttaggttcatcggtcgaagatgacgaactcaactcggggattgtcgtacaactcataagatcggtgatcgaagaaggtcacaccgagataaactccacgagTCTAATCTAGGATTGaacaaacaaatatatagagtacttcaagaacgggaagcttccatcatgtctaaaggaatcgagagctttgcgcataaaggcagcacggttcaccctgtccgaagacggaatgctgtttagaaggacgttcgctGGACCATTAggaatatgtttgggaccaggataTACCAATTATATCTTACGGGAAATTtacgaaggcacttgtggaaaccattctggtgccgattcgctggtccacaaagtaatcagagcagggtattattggactgatatgggcaaggatgcaagggagttcgttcgaaaatgtgacaaatgccaaatacatgtgcccatgattcatcaacccggggagctactccactcggtcctatctccatggcctttcatgaaatggggaatggacatcgtcggccccctctcatcggccccaggtaaagctcaatttattttgtttatggctgattatttctctaaatgggttgaagcacatgctttcgagaaagtcagagaaaaagaagtgatagacttcatttgggaccacatcatatgtcgattcgggatgtcatccgagattgtatgtgataatggaaaacaattcatcggcagtaaagtaactaaatttctcgaggatcacaagatcaaaaggatcctatcaacactgtatcatcccagcgggaacggacaagccgaatcgaccaacaaaaccatcatctaaaatcttaagaagagattaatcgacgccaaaggaaaatggagagaaatactacccgaggtcctatgggcataccgcacaacattgaaatccagtaccggagcaacgccattctcgttggtttatggcgttgaagctctgatcccggttgatATTGGAGAACCTAACattaggtttcgatatgcaataaatgagtcgaataacgataccatgaatacgagcctggaaTTGTTGGACAAAAgatgagaagctgctctcgtccgattggccacccaaaaacaacggatcaaaaggtactataatcaaagaaccaatcttcgacattttaaaatcggggacttggtgctaaggaaagtcaccctcaacacccgaaatccgaatgaaggaaaactgggtccgaactgggaaggaccgtatcaggttctcgaaatcgtcggaaaaggatcctacaagctcggtgtgataaacggcaaacaactaccgagcaattggaacgtatcgcacctaaaacgatactactgctaaagtACGACCCTCCCGtgttcatttgtatttcgaaTTTAatccttgcaggtgttcgaccagaaacagggatggattcttcaactcaaagcctttaggtctgaaagcacgggttgcactcttttttccttagatcggttttgtcccaaatgggttttttgacgagttttttaatgaggaaaccattgatcgtgctaacttagaacaattcaacagtattcgagacctctttacaatcaacctcgaatacttaGGGGCATTGCCCTTAAATATTTCAAGTTCTATGCAAGGAATttacttcatggcaacagggtctcgataggaaaaatttgtaatgggcaaatggtcaaatgaaccatgcccacgtagtttgctcgagccctggcacaaaacatgaacacatgtataatgacttataaagataaatttcttctttaccaatatctcatatctcagaaaaattcttctacttcatattctcgatctattatgtaaacaggcttaagggccgaccggGGACTACCatccgaaaaatcaacgagatcaagctctataaagcctaagggctaacttaactcgagttcgagcaaaccctcactcgaccacaaagcctaagggctactttgcttcgagttcgagaaatcatctcactcgaccataaatcctaagggctgttttttacttcgagttcgagcaaacactcactcggccataaagcctaaaggctacgttgcttcgagttcgagaaatcatcctcactcgactacaaagcctaagggctaacttaactcgagttcgagaaaaccctcactcgactacaaagcctaagggctaccttaattcgagttcgagcaaatactcactcgaccacaaagcctaagggctatcttaattcgagttcgagcaaacactcactcgaccataaagcctaagggctaccttaattcgaattcgagaaaatactcactcgaccacaaagcctaaaggctactttgcttcgagttcgagaaatcattctcactcgac
Protein-coding sequences here:
- the LOC104107991 gene encoding small ribosomal subunit protein cS23-like, encoding MMLSAATLPTVNWVPAFFSQKHFSPKIVSFAKQQQSLSRPFNVSALKPRRNFDVFASSAVSFAGETSTQDSVSSAPLQKEKLGVVVKPLEKPRLVLKFIWMEKNIGIALDQVIPGHGTIPLSPYYFWPRKDAWEELKIMLESKPWISQKQIIILLNQATDIINLWQQSGGDLA